The genomic segment AGTCCAAGCGCAGCAGTAAGAGGTGACTTGGAGTTTTCAAAAGCTGCTGTATTCATTAATTCAGAAAGCATTACTGGGCGGCTCGTTTGGTTAGGAATTTCAATACCAACTGTGCTTTTACCAGGTATTGGCGCTTCGATTCGAATATCTTTTGCCGCTAAGCTAAGTTTAATATCATCGGTTAAATTAGTGATTTTACTAACCTTTACGCCTTTTTCTGGCTGTACTTCAAATCTAGTAACGGCTGGTCCTTGTGTTCTATTAACGACTTTTGCATGAACATTAAAGTTTTCTAGCGTTTCATCTAACATTTCTTGCTGCATTTGCAACCACGAATCATCTTCTCGTTTAGAAACTGGTGGGTGAAGCAAGTTGAATTCTGGAAACTGATAATTGCCAACATGCGCTACTGTTGTTACTGGCTGTTCTTTAGGCGGTTCGACACGTTCTTCTTTTTGAAGCGCTTGTTTATCTTTTTTGACCATCATTACATTAAAAGGAATTCTGCTTTTCTGTAGTTGTTCTTGGCGGTTGGTTTCTACTTGTTGTTTTGATGTCATTTTAGGCTCTTCTCGTGGCTCTTCTTGTGGCTCTTCTTTTATTAGCGAAACGCGAGCTGGCTGTTCAGGAGCAACTGGTTCTACTGACTGTATAGGTTCAGTTGGAACTTCCACCGGTTCTTCTAATACAGTAGTTTCTTCTACCATCTCTTCTTCTGGTAAAGATTCTTCAATTTGACGTTCAATTTCGGCATCAAAAGCGATTGTTTCTGCTTCTGCTAGGTCTGGCGTGTCTACTGGAGCAATTGCCAAATCTTCTCGTATTTCTGTTACTTCTTCTGGTTCAGTTACTTGAAATTCAAATCTACTTGGCCGTTTATTAAATGCATAAACAGGCGATGGAACATCTGTAGCAGCAAAAGGACGTTTTCTCGGTTCTTCTTTTGCTACTGGTTGTTCGGTTTTTTGTTGTAATGGTTTTGTTCGTGTTTGTTGTACTTGAGTTGGCATGTTGGTTGGTTTGTCAGGTATTAACGGAAAGCGGAACTCTCCTTTTGGATATTGATAAACCATTTGTGTTTTCATAGGACGTTTTACTTGTTGTACCTGTTTTTGTTTTGGCATAGCTTTTATTTTGCTAGCAACTGGTCGTTCATTTTTAATTACACGACGTTCTTTTGTTTTTATAGATGTTACATTTGCTTTTTGTGCCGGTTCAGGTGCACTTTTTATTGTTTTCTCTGCTTTTTTAGCAGGTGTAGTTTCATATGTATCTACTTCTTCGTCCATATCGCCAAAGAAAAAATCTTTAAACCATCCCATTCATTATCACCCTAAATTTAATTTTCTTGTTTGATTTTAACAGACAAAAACAAAATAATCTATGACAAAATTGTGAATTCGCTATTTTTTAAGCCATATTCGTTATAATACCTTGATATTACAGGGTCTAAACCTGATATAAGTTTTTGTTATACCTTTAAAAATAGCGGGTTTTAAAACAATTTCTCTTTAAATTGTATACAATAACAGATTAATAGTAGAACGTTTAAGCGCGTTTCACAATATGCTTCTTTTAGCAAATAAAAAAACACCTGATTTAACATCAGATGTTCTAAAATAGTCTTTTAGTTAGAAATTAACCGGAAAAACTTCTCCAGCAACTGCGGAATCTTCTAAAACAAGAATACCTTTTTCAGTTGGCGCATTAGGGATGGCTAATTCTCTTGCAGCACATACCATACCAAAGGAATCTTCTCCTCGTAAATTGGACGGTTTAATTATTAAACCACTCGGCATTACAGCTCCAATTTTAGCTACTACAACTTTTTGACCAGCTTCAATGTTTGGTGCACCACAAACAATTTGCAATACTTCTTCGCCTACATTAATTTGACAAACGTTTAATTTATCTGCATTAGGATGTTTTTCTTTCGACTCAACGTAACCTACGACGAATTTTGGTGATAAATCTGCCACGATTTCAGGTTCAAATCCCGCTTTTTCAATCACTTGATTCATTTTTGCCACTAATTCTTCTGTTAAATCCACTTTCCCATTTGCAGTAATATCAAAGTACTTTGAGCTGTTGAAAATATTAAATCCTGCTAAAGCTTTTGTTTCTCGGTCGAATATTCGCGCCACATCTTCTCGACGTTCCCACTCGCGATTTTCGAATGTTACTTCACCCGTTTCAATTAGCAGAGTGTCCCCTACTCCTTTTTCATTATAAAATGCATTTACTATCACGTCTTCTACTCCTTTAATCTGTTTTTTGCCATTATAAATATCGGTTCAAGTTTACCATTATTATACACAAATGGCAAAGAGGTAATTGGTACAAGCCCGTCTGCAAAGAAATCCATTGTCATGTGAGCTAGAACATCGTAACCTGTATTATCCTGGATGTCACCGATAATTAAGACATCTTGGTGCGGCACCGCTAGAACCATTTCTCCAGTTAATTTCTCCCGCATTTCTTCTAAAAACAGCTGATTTAGTAAGCGACTTGCATCATAGCCGTCATTTGTTCTTACAAAATAAAAATCATTTCCATTAACTGAATCTTGCTTGAGCGGAATTTCTAATTTTTCCAAGTTTTGAAAAGCAGCTGCTCTTATTTCTTCTTGGGTTAAACCTTCTTCTTGCAACATGCTTGTTTCGATAAAGCGGTAAGATTTCCCTAGATCAAATGCATAAAAAATCTGGGTTTCAGCTGTATGTTCCTCTGCTAGAAGTACGCCACCTGCTTTTGTTTTGTTTGGAAAAGAGGTAGCACGAACTACTGGGTAAATACTTGTCATATTGTTTTTAAGCGCCACGTCCCCCACCGCTGCCCGGAACCCCTCTTCCACATAGTAAACGATTTTTTGAATTGCCGCATCACCATCATTTTCGTAATTCGCAATAATTTGCGGAATTGTTAACGTTACTTTTTTATCCGCTTCCATAACTAATAGCGTGTCATTATCACGATTGTAGGAAAATTTTCGATTAGGTGCGCGTAATTCTTTTTCGAGCCGTTCTTTCATTTTTAGCGTGGTCATTTTTGCCAATGGTTGTCTCTCCTTCCATGAAAAGCCGACACTTTTTTATATCGCAGCTAGGAAATCATTAATTTCTTCTTTTGTTTTTCGGTCTTTACTCACGAAACGCCCTACTTCTTCTCCATCTTCAAAAGCAAGGAAACTCGGAATTCCAAAGATTGCTAGATCCGCACACAAATCAATAAAAGCATCACGATCAACATGATAAAAAGCAAAATCCTCATTTTCCGCTTCGATTTCTGGCATAACTGGTTCAATATATTTACAATCTCCGCACCAATCCGCACTAAACATAAATACAGATTTCCCTTCTGCTTTAATTGCATTAAATTGCTCAACTGATTCTAAATTTTTCATTTTCATGCTCCTTCTACTTATATTCTAGTTAAATCCTACCGCCAAACAAAGCTTTCGTCCAGAATAACGCTCAATATAGGATAGGCAAGAAAAAAGTTCGGCTTTTATTCAAAGCCAAACTTTTCACCGTACTTTGGAACTCGCTTTTTTTCGCTTTTGATAGTCGCCGTAATATCCGAAAGCCAAAGTCATTACTCCTGCAAAAAATGTGATAATAATCCAACCTAATTCCGTTTTACGAAAATAAGCTAAATTTATCGCATAGCCTAGAAAAAAGACAAGACTCGAAGCGAAAAGGATTGCTCCGACCAAAAGCACTGGATTTTTGCCAATTTTACGCATTGTTTTTAATAGTTTCAAAAGTTGTTTTATCCAATCCGCGAATAAGCGTTGTGATCATTTCTTTGGCAGCCGCATAATCATCCACGTGTAGAATCGAATTACTTGAATGGATGTATCTTGCTGGAACGCCAATTACCGCACTTGGAATGCCACTTAAAGAAGTATGCACTTTACCAGCGTCCGTGCCACCTGGCGAAACGAAATATTGATATGGGATATTGTTTGTTTCCGCTGTATCTAGCAGAAACTCACGCATACCGCGGTGCATAATCAT from the Listeria seeligeri serovar 1/2b str. SLCC3954 genome contains:
- a CDS encoding DNA translocase FtsK, which codes for MGWFKDFFFGDMDEEVDTYETTPAKKAEKTIKSAPEPAQKANVTSIKTKERRVIKNERPVASKIKAMPKQKQVQQVKRPMKTQMVYQYPKGEFRFPLIPDKPTNMPTQVQQTRTKPLQQKTEQPVAKEEPRKRPFAATDVPSPVYAFNKRPSRFEFQVTEPEEVTEIREDLAIAPVDTPDLAEAETIAFDAEIERQIEESLPEEEMVEETTVLEEPVEVPTEPIQSVEPVAPEQPARVSLIKEEPQEEPREEPKMTSKQQVETNRQEQLQKSRIPFNVMMVKKDKQALQKEERVEPPKEQPVTTVAHVGNYQFPEFNLLHPPVSKREDDSWLQMQQEMLDETLENFNVHAKVVNRTQGPAVTRFEVQPEKGVKVSKITNLTDDIKLSLAAKDIRIEAPIPGKSTVGIEIPNQTSRPVMLSELMNTAAFENSKSPLTAALGLDISGTPIITDLQKMPHGLIAGATGSGKSVCINSLLVSLLYKATPDQLKLLLIDPKMVELAPYNRIPHLVSPVITDAKAATVALKWAVEEMERRYQLFSHTGVRNMEKYNEYASHPDHTGEKLPYILIVIDELADLMMVAPNDVEESISRIAQKARACGIHMIVATQRPSVDVITGLIKANIPTRVSFSVSSQIDSRTILDASGAEKLLGKGDMLFLPSGASKPVRLQGTFVSDEEIDAVVAHVRTQGEANYIFEEQELLVKETAKENTDELFEEACDFVLSQNAASTSLLQRHFRIGYNRAARLMESLENHQIVSGINGSKPRDVIITKDQLAKLRNKET
- a CDS encoding DUF1444 domain-containing protein gives rise to the protein MAKMTTLKMKERLEKELRAPNRKFSYNRDNDTLLVMEADKKVTLTIPQIIANYENDGDAAIQKIVYYVEEGFRAAVGDVALKNNMTSIYPVVRATSFPNKTKAGGVLLAEEHTAETQIFYAFDLGKSYRFIETSMLQEEGLTQEEIRAAAFQNLEKLEIPLKQDSVNGNDFYFVRTNDGYDASRLLNQLFLEEMREKLTGEMVLAVPHQDVLIIGDIQDNTGYDVLAHMTMDFFADGLVPITSLPFVYNNGKLEPIFIMAKNRLKE
- a CDS encoding thioredoxin family protein, encoding MKNLESVEQFNAIKAEGKSVFMFSADWCGDCKYIEPVMPEIEAENEDFAFYHVDRDAFIDLCADLAIFGIPSFLAFEDGEEVGRFVSKDRKTKEEINDFLAAI
- the ytpR gene encoding YtpR family tRNA-binding protein, translating into MIVNAFYNEKGVGDTLLIETGEVTFENREWERREDVARIFDRETKALAGFNIFNSSKYFDITANGKVDLTEELVAKMNQVIEKAGFEPEIVADLSPKFVVGYVESKEKHPNADKLNVCQINVGEEVLQIVCGAPNIEAGQKVVVAKIGAVMPSGLIIKPSNLRGEDSFGMVCAARELAIPNAPTEKGILVLEDSAVAGEVFPVNF